In the Hordeum vulgare subsp. vulgare chromosome 7H, MorexV3_pseudomolecules_assembly, whole genome shotgun sequence genome, one interval contains:
- the LOC123409537 gene encoding pathogenesis-related protein 1, translated as MQTPKLAILLALAMAAAMVNLSQAQNSPQDYVSPHNAARSAVGVGAVSWSTKLQAFAQNYANQRINDCKLQHSGGPYGENIFWGSAGADWKASDAVNSWVSEKKDYDYGSNTCAAGKVCGHYTQVVWRASTSIGCARVVCNNNRGVFITCNYEPRGNIIGQKPY; from the coding sequence ATGCAGACGCCCAAGCTAGCCATCTTGCTCGCCCTAGCCATGGCAGCCGCCATGGTTAACCTTTCCCAGGCGCAGAACTCGCCGCAGGACTACGTCTCACCCCACAACGCTGCCCGCTCCGCCGTCGGCGTGGGCGCCGTGAGCTGGAGCACGAAGCTGCAGGCGTTCGCCCAGAACTACGCCAACCAGAGGATCAACGACTGCAAGCTCCAGCACTCGGGCGGGCCGTACGGGGAGAACATCTTCTGGGGGTCGGCTGGCGCGGACTGGAAGGCATCGGACGCGGTGAACTCGTGGGTGAGCGAGAAGAAGGACTACGACTACGGCTCCAACACCTGCGCGGCGGGGAAGGTGTGCGGGCACTACACTCAGGTGGTGTGGCGCGCGTCGACCAGCATCGGCTGCGCTCGCGTCGTCTGCAACAACAACCGCGGCGTCTTCATCACCTGCAACTACGAGCCCCGCGGGAATATCATTGGACAGAAACCATACTAA